The genomic interval GCCCTCGGCCACCACCTGTACGGCAACCGCAGTAGCGCCGGCTTCCAGGCTGTTATTGACCAGGTTGGTGCAAGCTCCGACCAGCGCATCGCGGTTACACATTAATCGGCAATCGCCAGAAACCTCGTCCACAATCGATACCGTGGTTCCTGCATTAACTTTCAGTCCCTCTAGCGCAGAGTCCAGCGCCGATACCAAGGTCTCAGCGGACAACTCCTCCGCCAGCCGGGTCTCACCGCGGGCGAAAATCAGCATGTCGCGCACCTGCTGTTCCAGGTGCGTGAGACGGGACATCAAGCGTGACGCGCAGCGCTGGCGCATCTCTTCATCAAGATCTTCCTGGCTCAGATGGCCGCCATACAAAATGGCTGCTGACAGCGGAGTACGGATCTGGTGCGCCAGCGAAGCGACCATTTTGCCCATGGCCGACAGACGCTGGGCATGAGAAAGCTGCGACTGAAGCTGGCGAGTTTCCGTCAGGTCCGTCAGCAGGATCAGCTGGCCGGGCTGGTTTTCCATGGTCCGGATTTCAATGCTCACCCGGCGACCGTCTTTCAGGGAGACTTCGTGGCCGTCGTCCCGACGCGGCGCGAAACACCGACGGATAACATCTACCCAGCGCTCTCCGTCGAGAGGCTCTCCCAACAGCGAAATGGCCGCCGGGTTGGTCTGGGTCACTACACCCTGACTGTCCAGTACCACCACGCCCGCTGGCAGTGCCTTCAACAGTGTCGACAGGCGATCAGCAAGCTGCTCTTTTTCTTCCAGTTCCTGCTGACGCTGCAACGTTTCCTGGGACAGCTCACCGGATAGCTGATTCACCCGGGATTCGAGAGTGCGGTAGGAATCGGTAATCTGCCGGGACATGCGGTTAAACAGCTCCAATGCCGAATCCACCGCCTCGTCGTCCTGCTCCGGGAATAGGGCCGTGACCTTGTCGTTGACGTCTGCCGCCGCATTCGCCCCGGCTTTCTGTGCCTCGGACTGGATAACAAAATGTGCCTGACTCATACCTTCGCCCCCTGACCGGCCCAACCCTTAGGCCGCACCATTCGGATTATTCGTTTGCAGGAGTAGTAAGCCAGCACCGTGCCAAGTCTAATTTTTCCTTAATTATCAGCAAGAAAGAAAATTCAAATGACAGGCCGTGACGGTTTTATGTCGGCCAGAAACGCGAACGGCGCCATCGGTTACAAACCTTTGACGCCGTCATTCAGGAGGGACCCGGGACTTTCTGTCGCCAGAAAATGCCCAAACTCATACTCAGGATTCTTCCGGCTCTTCTTCTCTGAGCCCGTACTTTCGAACCTTCTCCACCAGGGTGGTTCGCCGGATCCGGAGCTTCTCGGCTGCCCGAGCCACTACGCCGCCGGCTTCATCCAGTGCCTGCTGGATCAGCTGCTTTTCCAGATTCGACAGGTAATCCTTCAGATCAATGCCATTGACCGGCAGCAGCGCTGGTGCATCCAGCCCCACCAGGCCCGGAATTGCAGATGGCATACCGGTGTCCTCCACCGGGCGGTTCTCGTCGTAGTCGTCCACGTAGCGGAACTTCTTCGGCAACTCCTGAACGCCAATAACACCGTAGGGGTGCATGATGGCCAGCCGCTCAACCAGGTTCGCCAGCTCCCGCACATTTCCCGGCCAATTGTGGCGGCACAGACTCATGATGGCCGCTGAGTTCATCCGTAGCGAGCCACGCTTTTCTTTTTCCATGCGCGCGATCAACTCGTTAATAAGCAGCGGGATGTCTTCCACCCGCTCACGCAGGGCTGGCATTTCGATGGGGAAGACGTTCAGGCGGTAGTACAGATCCTCCCGGAAATTACCAGACTCGATCATGTCTTCCAGATGCTTGTGGGTCGCGGCAATGATCCGCACATCCGCAGACAAGGTTCGGTTGCTGCCAACTCGCTCAAAGGTTCGCTCCTGGAGCACACGCAGGATCTTGACCTGCATGTTCAACGGCATATCGCCGATTTCGTCCAGGAACAACGTGCCACCCTCGGCCATTTCGAAGCGGCCGACCCGCGCGGTGATGGCGCCCGTAAATGCGCCTTTTTCATGACCGAACAGCTCGCTCTCCAACAACTCCGCCGGAATAGCACCACAGTTCACCGGCACAAACGGCTTGTCGCGGCGTGCGGAGTGATAATGCAGATTGCGGGCGACCACTTCCTTGCCGGTACCGGACTCGCCGGTGATCAGCACACTGACGTCCTTATCGGCGACCTGCTCCATCAGCTGGCGCACCTGGTGGACCTTGCGAGAGGTGCCGACCAGACTCCGAAATAACTGCAGCCCGCGCTGCTGGCCACGCTCCCGGGAACGACTGAACTGGTCCCGATAGATCTGGGCCCGGTACAGCGAATCAACAAACTTGGTGTAATTCAGCGGCCATTCCATTCGCGCGATGACCCGGGCGGAGTCCTCAGCGGACAATCCCTTGAGCGCCGGATCGCCAACCATCAGCAGTGGAACACCCTTGGTGCTGGCACAGATGGCAGCAACGGTATCGACAACGTTATCGTCCTCGCCATTGATGACGGCCACTCCAACGTCATCAAGGCTGTCAGCATCGGCAGACTTCAAAAGCTCTAACGCGTCCGCCCCGTCAACGACCTGCTCTTCGCCAATGAACTCAAGAATCGTGACCATGTCCCTGCGTCTAGCATCATCGTCACTCAGCACGAGCACCTTGTTATTTTTGGACATTCACCAGAATCTCTTGATGGATTTGAGCGCTATTTAAGACTCTACAGACCTCAGAGTCAATTTTATGACGCTATTTTGGACGGTTGGAAGAGACGTTTTGGTACATCTTCGCAGCATTGCGATTTTGGTTTACACCCTTCAGTGCATTCTGCGCTTCCTGCCGAGCCCGAACGGCTCCCTGATCCATCGCGTCAACCAGCTGCTGCATCTCCTCGAGTCGGGTCCGCACCTCATCCGCACTCAATTCCTGGGCTTCCAGCGCCACAATCAAAGGCTCGGCCGCAGGCTGCACCTGACGATTCAGTTCCGCAAGCCGATCCCAGTCCTGCTCGCTCAGCGCACGTCCGAGGTCTGCCATCAACTGGTCAAACTGATCCAGGTGTTCTTGGGCTTCGGCCATGGTGCGCTCTCCTGTCAGGTGCTTTTGATAACCATCGATCAGCGACGCGCGTCGCGACGGGCGGCAGACGCGGTGAAATCACCGCCGCGGAATCCCGGGTTGAAGTCATATGCCGGAAAACCGTCATCCAACCCATCAATGTAATAACGTTCAGCGTTCAGATCGTACGTCATTTCCATGGTAGTCCAGAACACCGGTTCACTGTAATAGCTAATATTGTGAGCTTCGGACACTCGCCACAGATTGCCGTTCTGGTCGTATTCCTCCGATGCAAGGATCTGCCAACTGTCTTCGTCGAGGTAGAAGACCCGACGATCGTAGATGTGACCAATGCCGGTCCGTCGCTTCGCCTCTACCACCCAGACCCGATGCAACTCATAACGAGTCAGGCTCTGATTGATATGCCGTGCCCGGATCACGTCGTCGGGCTTCACATCGCTGTCGTGCAACACATAAGCGTTGTACGGCACGAACAGCTCGCGCTTGCCCTTCAGGGTCCAGTCATACTGATTGGGAGCGCCGTTGTACATGTCCTTCTGATCCACCGAACGAAGGGACGAGGAATTTGGCAGGTCAGTCTCGTAAGCCAGATTAGGCGACCGCCGCAATCGACGGGAGCCGGCATCGTAACGCCAGGCCAGGCGCGGTGAACGGATCTGATCCAGTGTCTCGTGTACCAGGGTAATGGTGCCAGCCAGGGATGATGGCGAAATGGTATCGGTCTTCAGGTAGAAAATCTTATTGTCGATCTCTTCCAGTTCAGCGCCTTTCTTGCTGTAGCCAATAAAATATTCGTAGTCATTGACCACGGGGTTGTAGGAACCGTCTCTCTGGGGAGTCGCTGACGCACTGCGGAAGGCCACTTCGGTGCCACGATACCGAAGAATGTGATTCCAGATCGCCTCGAGACCATTGGCCGGAATCGGGAACGGGCTGGTCATGATGGTATTCCGAACCCCATTACCATTGTCCAGCAGTTCGGCTGTTACCGCATTTTCCCGGGATTTTTCGTAAACGTGCTCCGGAAAAGCGGCAGTGCGACGGGTCTGGTACACCGGCATGAAAAAATCCGCCCCGTATTGCTCCAGCATCCGGGCATGACCGTCAGACAACTTATCTCGGTACAAATGCAGATTCTCGGCGGAGATGATAAACAGGGGTTCATCTTCAGGGAACGGGTTGGCTTCAACCTCGCCCTTGTGCCAACCATCCGGCGGCGTTTTCAGCCCGCCCGTCCACGCCGGAATCGTACCGGCACTGTTAGCGCTCCGCTCGGCACCCACTGGCGTCAGCTCCTGCCCCAATGCTTTGGCCTCTTCCGCAGCAACTTTTCCCAAAGCTGCCCCGGATACGCCCAGCAAAACCGCCGCCATACCCGCGACCACAAATTCCCGCATCCCTATCTCTCCAAATTCATACAATTCGATGGCTGCCGCCACTACCGGTCAAAACGGCATGAGCGCCGCTTACCCCGCACCACTCACGACGGAGCATCTTTTGCCAAATTCAAACGCCCGTTTCAAGTCAACAATTGTGTTTTCTTGTGAAACCAAACTGCCGCCGTAGTTGGAAACCGAAGGGGGGAAGAATTTTTCAGCCAAAAATGTTACGCTGGCCGACTGACTAAACGGGTTAAAACGACGCATCCGGATCGCAGGTAACGCATGGCCTCACAATGGCATTCACTGGTGTCGCAGAAATTGGTACTTGCGCGGGTTCTGTTGAGCCAGGCAACTTCCGGCGACCCGCAATCTGATTCTGAGGCGGCGCAAGCCCTTGGCCGTGAAGCGGTGAAACAGGGTTCCATTGAACTGCTTTTGCGTGCTCGCGGACTTTTGCTGGTGATGGCTGCCCGCCTCTATCAGCATCGTGCGGAGGAACCGGCAACTCTTGATGAGTTGGCGGCATTGATCGGAGATGAGTCCAACGAGGTCTCGCAGTTAAGACAACTGGCAGGTCAGGCCAACAGCTGGTGGAACCATCTTGACCAACTGACAGCATCTCAGAGTCGGCCACCGGCCACCCGCAAATCGGTGTCTGCGGACAACATTATTGCGGTGTCTGCCGATACCGGGCCCGACCGTTCCACTGACGCCCTGCGCCAGACTCTGAACGACATGAAAATTTTTGCCGATGCCCTGGAAGAACAGCACAGCGAGTGGTAACCAACCGCTGGCACCCCAGGCCTCACTAATTGAAAGGTTTAACGAATGTCACCGTCATTTTTTGAAATCGTACAACTGAGCAACGGCGACTATGCATTGCGCCGCATTGACGACGATAGCGCACCGCTTGTGAAGATCTCTTTTTCCGACGAAGCACGGGAAATGATGGAAGACCGGGATATGAACGTAGCCAAGGCAATGATCGCAGCCGGTATTGAAGCGGTTGGCAACGTCGCCCACGACATTGACTGGGAAGACGATGAACTTGAGGCGGCCGAGCCTCAACCTTCCTACACCCTGCACTGAAACTTCTTTTCAGGCGTAGCTATTCAGCTCCTGCTACGCCGCTTTGGCCGGCCTCGTAATCCGAGGCCGGCTACATCTCCCGAACAGCGTGGCTTCAGCGCTGCCGAAGCACCACACCATGACTGTTACCAGTCGCTGACGCCCTTTGCAGGGCCTCAAACGCAGGCTTTGCAAGCTTCCGGCTCCACAGCACCACCGCGTGACAGGTTCCGGCACTGAGTGCCCGCTCGGCCAGCTCTTGCGCTGAGTGGTCAGCAGTGGATCTCAGTACCAGCAACTCACCGGTTACAATACCGTGCATGGTTTGCCACTTGCTCACCAACGCCTGCGGTGGATCGATCCAGGCCAGCCAACGGCGCTCCTGATTGAGTTGGGTCAACATCGGCAGCAAGAGCTGGAAGTTTTCAACCTGCCCTTCCGGCAGAATGATCTCGGTCACATTCCCAGTCACCGCAGGCTCGGCTTTCTCGGTTCGGCGACGGGCGCGTATCACAGAACGTCGCTCAGCGGCCGCAGAGGGCGGGACCGCACGAGACAGAGCACCGTGCTGATAAGCCATATTCTGATTGAAGCTCAATTGTTCCATGATTCACCCGCTTTCCGACTTTCTGTGGCAATCCGACAGGATCAGTGCAGATCCGACTTGCGGATCACACCCACTCCCAACCCTTCGATAAACAGCTGCTGCTCGGTAAGATCCACCTCAATGGGCGCAAACTCATCGTTTTCCGCAATTAGGTAGACCTTCGACCCTTCCTTACGGAAGCGCTTGACCGTCACTTCTTCTTCTCCTACCCGGGCCACCACTACCTGGCCGTTATGCACATCCTGAGTCCGGTGCACCGCCAGCAAATCGCCATCGAGAATACCGATGTCCTTCATGCTCATGCCCCGCACCCGCAGCAGGTAATCAGCCGATGGTGAAAAGAAGCTGGGTTGGAGCGTGACGTGATCTTCAATGTGCTCCTGGG from Marinobacter sp. LA51 carries:
- a CDS encoding cell division inhibitor SulA; amino-acid sequence: MEQLSFNQNMAYQHGALSRAVPPSAAAERRSVIRARRRTEKAEPAVTGNVTEIILPEGQVENFQLLLPMLTQLNQERRWLAWIDPPQALVSKWQTMHGIVTGELLVLRSTADHSAQELAERALSAGTCHAVVLWSRKLAKPAFEALQRASATGNSHGVVLRQR
- a CDS encoding DUF6586 family protein translates to MASQWHSLVSQKLVLARVLLSQATSGDPQSDSEAAQALGREAVKQGSIELLLRARGLLLVMAARLYQHRAEEPATLDELAALIGDESNEVSQLRQLAGQANSWWNHLDQLTASQSRPPATRKSVSADNIIAVSADTGPDRSTDALRQTLNDMKIFADALEEQHSEW
- a CDS encoding SOS cell division inhibitor gives rise to the protein MAEAQEHLDQFDQLMADLGRALSEQDWDRLAELNRQVQPAAEPLIVALEAQELSADEVRTRLEEMQQLVDAMDQGAVRARQEAQNALKGVNQNRNAAKMYQNVSSNRPK
- a CDS encoding DUF1329 domain-containing protein; its protein translation is MREFVVAGMAAVLLGVSGAALGKVAAEEAKALGQELTPVGAERSANSAGTIPAWTGGLKTPPDGWHKGEVEANPFPEDEPLFIISAENLHLYRDKLSDGHARMLEQYGADFFMPVYQTRRTAAFPEHVYEKSRENAVTAELLDNGNGVRNTIMTSPFPIPANGLEAIWNHILRYRGTEVAFRSASATPQRDGSYNPVVNDYEYFIGYSKKGAELEEIDNKIFYLKTDTISPSSLAGTITLVHETLDQIRSPRLAWRYDAGSRRLRRSPNLAYETDLPNSSSLRSVDQKDMYNGAPNQYDWTLKGKRELFVPYNAYVLHDSDVKPDDVIRARHINQSLTRYELHRVWVVEAKRRTGIGHIYDRRVFYLDEDSWQILASEEYDQNGNLWRVSEAHNISYYSEPVFWTTMEMTYDLNAERYYIDGLDDGFPAYDFNPGFRGGDFTASAARRDARR
- a CDS encoding sensor histidine kinase, with translation MSQAHFVIQSEAQKAGANAAADVNDKVTALFPEQDDEAVDSALELFNRMSRQITDSYRTLESRVNQLSGELSQETLQRQQELEEKEQLADRLSTLLKALPAGVVVLDSQGVVTQTNPAAISLLGEPLDGERWVDVIRRCFAPRRDDGHEVSLKDGRRVSIEIRTMENQPGQLILLTDLTETRQLQSQLSHAQRLSAMGKMVASLAHQIRTPLSAAILYGGHLSQEDLDEEMRQRCASRLMSRLTHLEQQVRDMLIFARGETRLAEELSAETLVSALDSALEGLKVNAGTTVSIVDEVSGDCRLMCNRDALVGACTNLVNNSLEAGATAVAVQVVAEGSELVIRVVDNGPGFPSAEAGRLLEAFYTTKSHGTGLGLAVVQAVVKAHQGQFHIEALA
- the lexA gene encoding transcriptional repressor LexA encodes the protein MKLTARQSQVLDIIRRYLDETGYPPTRAEIAAELGFRSANAAEEHLRALARKGAIEMVPGASRGIRLPEAEEDLGLPVIGQVAAGSPILAQEHIEDHVTLQPSFFSPSADYLLRVRGMSMKDIGILDGDLLAVHRTQDVHNGQVVVARVGEEEVTVKRFRKEGSKVYLIAENDEFAPIEVDLTEQQLFIEGLGVGVIRKSDLH
- a CDS encoding sigma-54 dependent transcriptional regulator codes for the protein MSKNNKVLVLSDDDARRRDMVTILEFIGEEQVVDGADALELLKSADADSLDDVGVAVINGEDDNVVDTVAAICASTKGVPLLMVGDPALKGLSAEDSARVIARMEWPLNYTKFVDSLYRAQIYRDQFSRSRERGQQRGLQLFRSLVGTSRKVHQVRQLMEQVADKDVSVLITGESGTGKEVVARNLHYHSARRDKPFVPVNCGAIPAELLESELFGHEKGAFTGAITARVGRFEMAEGGTLFLDEIGDMPLNMQVKILRVLQERTFERVGSNRTLSADVRIIAATHKHLEDMIESGNFREDLYYRLNVFPIEMPALRERVEDIPLLINELIARMEKEKRGSLRMNSAAIMSLCRHNWPGNVRELANLVERLAIMHPYGVIGVQELPKKFRYVDDYDENRPVEDTGMPSAIPGLVGLDAPALLPVNGIDLKDYLSNLEKQLIQQALDEAGGVVARAAEKLRIRRTTLVEKVRKYGLREEEPEES